Proteins from a genomic interval of Paenibacillus sp. FSL H8-0048:
- a CDS encoding hemolysin family protein, giving the protein MHTEFEIGRLVLNLLLVLVLVLLNGVFVAAEFSLVKVRQSRLTQLVSEGNKMAGYALKVNKRLDSYLSATQFGITLASLGLGWVGEPAISELLVEPLMYQIGVTDQTLISTVSVIIGFSIITFLHIVLGELAPKSLAIQKTEGSALLLSAPLMFFYNLFLPFIWVLNASANALLRLFGVEPASEAEAAHSEEEIRILMNQSAKSGVIDQDEMKLMDNIFEFSDLLAREVMLPRTDMDVLYSNLPLEENMRIITETKHSRYPVAFEDKDRIIGFIHITDLLFAPPEQQNDLASLVRPILNVPESMEISHALRLMQKNKAQLTLVVDEYGGTAGLLTAEEILEEIVGDLHDEFEDERPSVERNGDYISVEGRMLIEDVNDLTGVVIEDEEVDSIGGWLFKELEGNPSKGKKVVVGDVTFEVEESTRLRITRINIHREPVPEPEEDAEGGEEEKE; this is encoded by the coding sequence GTGCATACGGAATTTGAAATAGGAAGATTAGTGCTTAATCTTTTGCTCGTTCTGGTGCTCGTATTATTAAATGGTGTATTCGTTGCGGCGGAATTCTCGCTGGTCAAGGTCAGACAGTCACGTCTGACCCAACTGGTCAGCGAAGGCAACAAAATGGCGGGATATGCGCTGAAGGTCAACAAGCGGCTGGATTCGTATCTGTCAGCCACCCAGTTCGGAATTACACTCGCTTCTCTTGGACTCGGCTGGGTCGGGGAACCGGCAATCTCGGAGCTGCTGGTGGAGCCTCTGATGTACCAGATCGGTGTAACTGACCAGACGCTAATCTCAACGGTATCTGTGATTATCGGCTTCTCCATTATTACCTTTTTACATATTGTGCTGGGGGAACTGGCACCGAAATCTCTGGCTATTCAAAAAACAGAAGGCTCAGCACTGCTGTTGTCCGCTCCGCTGATGTTCTTCTATAATCTGTTTCTGCCCTTCATCTGGGTGCTGAATGCCTCAGCGAACGCTCTGCTGAGACTGTTCGGCGTGGAGCCGGCCAGTGAAGCCGAGGCGGCCCATTCGGAGGAGGAAATCCGCATTCTGATGAATCAGAGCGCGAAGAGCGGAGTGATCGATCAGGATGAAATGAAGCTGATGGATAACATCTTCGAATTCTCGGACCTGCTGGCCCGTGAGGTGATGCTGCCGCGTACCGATATGGATGTACTATACAGCAATCTTCCGCTGGAAGAGAACATGCGGATCATTACAGAAACGAAGCATTCGCGTTATCCGGTAGCCTTCGAGGATAAGGACCGGATTATCGGCTTCATCCATATCACGGATCTGCTGTTCGCCCCGCCGGAGCAGCAGAATGATCTGGCTTCCCTGGTCCGGCCGATTCTGAACGTGCCGGAATCGATGGAGATCAGCCACGCGCTGCGGCTGATGCAGAAGAACAAAGCCCAGCTGACGCTGGTCGTTGACGAGTACGGCGGTACGGCAGGGCTGCTGACCGCTGAAGAGATCCTGGAGGAGATCGTCGGCGATCTGCATGACGAGTTCGAGGATGAACGCCCTAGCGTGGAGCGCAACGGGGATTACATCTCCGTAGAGGGCCGGATGCTGATTGAAGACGTCAACGATCTTACGGGTGTCGTGATTGAGGATGAAGAGGTGGATTCTATCGGCGGCTGGCTGTTCAAGGAGCTGGAAGGCAATCCATCCAAGGGCAAAAAAGTAGTGGTAGGCGATGTCACCTTCGAGGTGGAGGAGTCAACCCGGCTGCGGATCACCCGCATCAACATCCACCGCGAGCCCGTGCCAGAGCCTGAAGAGGATGCTGAAGGCGGGGAAGAGGAGAAGGAGTAG
- the yfkAB gene encoding radical SAM/CxCxxxxC motif protein YfkAB produces MSILEPSSSIIPVKELSPEYDPWDPITSLREYGQHVLTSVEMTVTNLCNMRCEHCAVGDSLTMKEGELLPLTQMLKRLEEVEHLQTISITGGEPMFRAGTVENTIVPLLKYARERGIRSQINSNLTMPYSRYEQLLPYLDVMHISFNYVNGDDFHEVGFANSGHPVSKEAAYRLYDTMLENSRRLSSDGMLISAESMINYRTHTKLPEIHRLIGDMGARRHEVHPMYASSFASKLPVLSLREMNTAIHSLLDHRDPEMWMLFGTLPFFACSFLEEDQQLLSRLRSEKNVTLRNDPDGRNRVNVNLFTGDVFVTDFADISAFGNISNAKLDDIFTEWQTKHPLNQQVNCYCDAAGCCGPNLLVADMYYPGVDFKTRKAITL; encoded by the coding sequence ATGAGTATATTAGAGCCATCATCATCTATAATTCCTGTAAAAGAGCTGTCGCCGGAGTACGATCCGTGGGATCCGATTACCTCGCTCCGCGAATACGGGCAGCATGTGCTGACCAGTGTAGAGATGACGGTCACGAATCTATGCAACATGCGCTGCGAGCATTGCGCCGTCGGCGACAGCCTTACAATGAAAGAGGGGGAGCTGCTGCCTTTAACCCAGATGCTGAAGCGTCTGGAGGAAGTTGAACATCTGCAGACCATCAGCATTACGGGCGGGGAGCCGATGTTCCGTGCCGGAACGGTGGAGAATACGATTGTGCCGCTGCTGAAATATGCACGGGAACGGGGCATCCGATCACAGATCAACTCGAATCTGACCATGCCGTATTCCCGTTATGAGCAGCTGCTCCCTTACCTGGACGTTATGCATATCTCGTTCAACTATGTGAACGGCGATGACTTCCACGAGGTGGGCTTCGCGAACAGCGGTCACCCGGTCTCGAAGGAGGCCGCCTACCGGCTGTACGACACGATGCTGGAGAATTCCCGCCGGCTGAGCAGCGATGGAATGCTGATTTCTGCCGAGTCGATGATCAATTACCGTACACACACCAAGCTTCCCGAGATTCACCGGCTGATTGGGGACATGGGGGCAAGACGTCATGAGGTACACCCGATGTACGCATCCAGCTTCGCTTCGAAGCTGCCTGTGCTGTCGCTCCGGGAGATGAATACTGCGATTCATTCCCTCCTGGATCATCGTGACCCGGAGATGTGGATGCTGTTCGGCACGCTGCCGTTCTTCGCCTGCAGCTTCCTGGAGGAAGACCAGCAGCTGCTGAGCAGACTGCGCAGCGAGAAGAATGTAACGCTTCGTAATGATCCGGACGGAAGAAACCGGGTCAATGTGAACCTGTTCACGGGCGACGTCTTTGTCACGGACTTCGCCGACATATCCGCTTTTGGCAATATCAGCAACGCGAAGCTGGATGACATTTTCACTGAGTGGCAGACTAAGCATCCCTTGAATCAACAAGTGAATTGTTACTGCGATGCAGCAGGCTGCTGCGGGCCTAACCTGCTCGTGGCCGATATGTATTATCCCGGGGTCGATTTCAAAACCAGAAAAGCGATCACCTTGTAG
- a CDS encoding HD-GYP domain-containing protein, whose product MRLVSVNRLQAGMKLGKKIYNDEGLVLLADGVELTDSLIKRLARIDIGYIYIEDSLTEDIVIPGMLQDETRNQALKVIRNQFQQMSGASGITKGFYHLDKKFSKVMDSILDDMSLQEDPMIMLLDMHTADNYLYVHSLNVCLYTLVLGIAHGYSKEELRVIGLGALLHDIGKTQIPVKIVQKPGMLSEEEFRHMQAHTEIGYRILKEEPNIPLLAAHCALQHHERIDGSGYPRGLTGPQIHEYAKWLGVADSYDAMTSNRIYKKAMLPHQAVEALYVGSGTLYEQKQLELFRDRVAIYPLGLTVKLSSGESGVVVKIDPSTPHRPVVRVLNGPEGETVTPYERDLSKALSVVIVDVTDGGEPVVKSTG is encoded by the coding sequence GTGCGTCTAGTATCCGTCAATCGGCTTCAGGCGGGAATGAAGCTGGGTAAAAAAATATATAATGATGAAGGGCTGGTTCTGCTTGCGGACGGAGTGGAGCTTACCGATTCCCTGATCAAGCGGCTCGCCAGAATTGATATCGGTTATATCTATATTGAGGACTCGCTCACGGAGGATATTGTGATCCCCGGAATGCTGCAGGATGAGACGCGCAATCAGGCACTTAAGGTGATCCGTAACCAGTTCCAGCAGATGTCCGGTGCCTCGGGGATTACCAAGGGCTTTTATCATCTGGATAAGAAATTCTCCAAGGTGATGGATTCCATCCTCGACGACATGTCCCTGCAGGAGGACCCGATGATCATGCTGCTTGACATGCACACGGCTGACAATTACCTGTACGTCCATTCCCTGAACGTATGCCTGTATACGCTGGTGCTTGGCATTGCCCATGGCTACAGCAAAGAAGAGCTGCGGGTCATTGGGCTTGGTGCGCTGCTGCATGATATCGGCAAGACGCAGATTCCTGTCAAAATTGTACAAAAGCCCGGCATGCTCAGCGAGGAAGAGTTCCGCCATATGCAGGCGCATACCGAGATCGGATACCGCATCCTCAAGGAAGAGCCCAATATTCCTCTGCTGGCGGCTCATTGTGCCTTGCAGCATCATGAACGGATTGACGGCTCCGGCTATCCGCGCGGCCTGACGGGTCCGCAAATCCATGAATATGCGAAATGGCTGGGAGTAGCAGATTCCTATGATGCAATGACCTCTAACCGGATCTACAAAAAAGCCATGCTGCCCCATCAGGCGGTAGAAGCGCTGTATGTCGGCTCTGGAACCTTGTACGAGCAGAAGCAGCTGGAGTTATTCAGAGACCGCGTGGCCATCTATCCGCTGGGGCTTACGGTGAAGCTCAGCTCCGGTGAGAGCGGTGTGGTGGTCAAGATTGATCCCAGCACGCCGCACCGGCCTGTTGTCCGTGTACTGAATGGACCCGAAGGCGAAACGGTTACCCCTTATGAACGTGATCTCAGCAAAGCCCTCTCGGTAGTCATTGTGGATGTGACGGACGGGGGAGAACCTGTAGTGAAAAGTACCGGATAG
- a CDS encoding undecaprenyl-diphosphate phosphatase has translation MDTITAIILAIVEGITEFIPVSSTGHMILTTKLLGFNEQDSIMKTYEIVIQLGAILAIALVYRQRIVNLLGFGRRDRGGVMPAARLNLIHVLLGIVPALAVAFFARDFIKSLFGASTVLWALVAGGILMIIAEWVNKRKIRVTAHDLDDLSYGQALSIGLFQIISVLWPGFSRSGSTISGGMLSGVSYKASADFSFLIAIPIMCAASGYELLDSYKNFTSETIGYFVIGFIISFIVAYVVVVLFMRMIQKIRPTHFAIYRFILAAAFWLFIMR, from the coding sequence ATGGATACAATTACAGCCATTATTCTGGCAATTGTGGAAGGAATCACGGAGTTCATTCCGGTTTCTTCGACGGGACACATGATTCTAACGACTAAGCTTCTGGGCTTCAATGAGCAGGATTCGATTATGAAGACCTATGAGATTGTGATTCAGCTGGGGGCCATACTGGCGATTGCGCTGGTCTACCGCCAGCGGATTGTGAATCTGCTCGGCTTTGGCCGCAGAGACAGAGGGGGCGTTATGCCGGCAGCCCGTCTGAACCTGATTCATGTGCTGCTGGGCATTGTGCCTGCGCTCGCTGTAGCTTTTTTTGCAAGGGACTTTATCAAAAGCCTCTTCGGGGCATCCACCGTTCTCTGGGCGCTGGTGGCAGGCGGTATTCTGATGATCATTGCCGAATGGGTCAATAAACGCAAGATTCGTGTGACAGCGCATGATCTGGATGATCTGTCCTACGGGCAGGCACTCTCGATCGGATTATTCCAGATTATTTCCGTCCTTTGGCCCGGATTCTCCCGCTCCGGCTCGACAATTTCCGGGGGGATGCTGAGCGGGGTAAGCTACAAGGCTTCGGCCGACTTCTCCTTCCTCATCGCAATTCCGATTATGTGCGCGGCCTCGGGGTATGAGCTACTCGATTCGTATAAGAATTTCACGAGTGAGACGATCGGGTATTTTGTCATCGGCTTCATTATTTCCTTCATCGTGGCCTATGTGGTGGTAGTTCTGTTCATGAGAATGATCCAGAAGATCAGACCAACTCATTTTGCCATCTACCGCTTCATCCTTGCAGCCGCCTTCTGGCTGTTTATTATGCGTTGA
- a CDS encoding bifunctional metallophosphatase/5'-nucleotidase — protein MKPGPQRLTIIHTNDIHSHFEMMSPLAAVISAMKAAAGEEPALLLDIGDHMDRAAVETEGTMGQANIDIMNLTGYDAVTIGNNEGLTFSKEMLSAIFTGIQCSVVCCNFLESATGEPPHWMQRHAIIEKDGIKIGLTGATAAFTSFYSLLGWDVLDPEEALREQVQLLAPQVDIVIILSHLGLPADQRLAEKLEGVHAILGGHTHHMLEQPQMINGTAVCGAGKFGRYAGRVVFEREHPGGVFHLAEGGCTAVDPSLTEELIAPAAAIHLQRGREALEKTVAISDRMLPLDLQGESPFGNLLAQAVRQFTGSPISLVNTGQLLGPLPEGNITAGMLHALCPSPINPCTVQLTGKDIRTALEQSLMAEFRNKVIYGYGFRGEVLGTLAVDGLKILYDPRVMPYDNGIAIFAGGEQLEDTKVYSVGTLDMFTFRTGYESIANGREAVYLLPHFLRDLLRMELQRPGSLDECEAFRWERQST, from the coding sequence ATGAAGCCTGGGCCGCAAAGATTAACCATTATTCATACCAATGATATACATAGCCACTTTGAAATGATGAGTCCGCTCGCGGCAGTAATATCCGCGATGAAGGCGGCGGCGGGCGAGGAGCCGGCGCTGCTGCTTGATATCGGCGATCATATGGACCGCGCCGCTGTAGAGACGGAAGGCACGATGGGACAGGCCAACATCGACATTATGAATTTGACCGGATACGATGCGGTCACCATCGGCAACAACGAAGGCCTCACCTTCTCCAAGGAGATGCTCTCAGCCATATTCACAGGCATCCAGTGTTCTGTGGTATGCTGCAATTTCCTGGAGTCCGCCACCGGTGAGCCGCCGCACTGGATGCAGCGCCACGCGATTATAGAGAAGGACGGGATAAAGATAGGACTGACCGGTGCGACGGCGGCGTTCACCTCCTTCTATTCTCTGCTCGGCTGGGATGTGCTGGACCCGGAAGAGGCACTGCGCGAGCAGGTTCAGCTGCTTGCCCCGCAGGTGGATATCGTGATCATTCTGTCTCATCTGGGGCTGCCCGCAGACCAGAGGCTGGCCGAGAAGCTGGAAGGCGTGCATGCCATTCTGGGCGGACACACCCACCATATGCTGGAGCAGCCGCAGATGATTAACGGGACAGCCGTATGCGGTGCCGGCAAATTCGGCCGGTACGCCGGACGGGTTGTCTTCGAGCGGGAGCATCCAGGCGGAGTATTTCACCTGGCCGAAGGAGGCTGCACGGCAGTTGATCCTTCCTTAACGGAGGAGCTTATCGCTCCGGCGGCAGCGATCCATCTGCAGCGCGGCCGTGAGGCCCTGGAGAAGACGGTTGCCATCAGCGACCGCATGCTGCCGCTGGATCTGCAGGGGGAGTCTCCTTTTGGCAACCTGCTGGCACAGGCGGTCCGCCAGTTCACAGGCAGCCCCATCTCGCTCGTTAATACAGGACAACTGCTCGGCCCGCTTCCGGAAGGCAACATCACCGCAGGCATGCTGCATGCCTTATGTCCTTCGCCAATTAACCCATGCACAGTACAGCTGACAGGCAAGGATATCCGCACCGCACTGGAACAGAGTCTGATGGCAGAGTTCCGGAATAAGGTCATCTACGGATACGGTTTCCGGGGAGAGGTGCTGGGCACCTTGGCCGTGGACGGATTAAAAATCTTGTACGATCCAAGGGTCATGCCTTATGATAACGGTATTGCGATTTTTGCCGGCGGGGAGCAGCTGGAGGATACCAAGGTGTATAGTGTCGGCACGCTGGATATGTTTACATTCCGTACAGGCTATGAGAGTATAGCTAATGGCCGGGAGGCGGTATATTTGCTGCCTCATTTCCTGCGCGATCTGCTGCGGATGGAGCTGCAGCGGCCGGGGAGTCTGGATGAGTGTGAAGCGTTTCGCTGGGAGAGGCAATCCACCTGA
- the moaD gene encoding molybdopterin converting factor subunit 1 has protein sequence MHISIRLFAGLAEIIGSSTLVFHAHESPVTAGRLKELLSASYPDAAPQISVSLVAVDQEYAPDDTDITEGSEVAFIPPVSGG, from the coding sequence ATGCATATCTCCATCCGGCTATTCGCCGGTCTGGCCGAAATTATCGGCTCCTCCACTCTGGTCTTCCACGCCCATGAGTCCCCTGTAACAGCAGGCCGGCTGAAGGAACTCCTCTCCGCCTCCTATCCCGATGCCGCGCCGCAGATCAGTGTATCTCTGGTAGCCGTTGATCAGGAATATGCGCCTGATGATACGGATATTACCGAAGGCTCAGAGGTGGCCTTCATTCCGCCCGTGTCCGGGGGCTAA
- a CDS encoding HD-GYP domain-containing protein, whose translation MRVHVMDLKPGDHLRMDSFSSRGLHVLPKGSRLQLEEIAKLIQHGVDYVDIETVQEEPAPSSRTSIIQAAASSFDTTIDGFESLYMEALSKGSFNQSVVDDILQPTLSTLDKHKDVVTLLLLLDREDNYTYNHSLQVGMLSYYLASWLGYSKTECYEIGRAGYLIDIGKCRISPAILNKPGKLTPEEYEEIKLHTVYGYEIIQNSMNDPFTALVALQHHEREDGSGYPKQLTKTDIHPYAQIAAVADIYSAMTTHRVYQSKQELISVLREINSLSFGKLNGKPVQAFINHLMPNFIGKRVLLSTGDMGVIVMNNPLDVFRPLVQSEGKFLDLSRERKIAVVEIYME comes from the coding sequence TTGAGAGTACACGTGATGGATCTTAAACCGGGTGATCATCTGCGGATGGATAGCTTCAGCTCCCGCGGGCTGCATGTACTCCCTAAGGGATCACGGCTGCAACTGGAGGAAATCGCCAAGCTGATACAGCACGGCGTTGATTATGTAGATATTGAAACGGTACAGGAAGAGCCCGCCCCTTCCAGCCGGACCTCAATCATTCAGGCTGCAGCCAGCAGCTTCGATACCACGATTGACGGCTTTGAATCTCTATATATGGAAGCGCTCAGCAAAGGCAGCTTCAATCAGTCCGTGGTGGATGATATTCTTCAGCCGACCTTGTCCACGCTGGACAAGCACAAGGACGTTGTGACACTCTTGCTCCTTCTCGACCGGGAAGATAATTATACCTATAACCACTCCCTTCAGGTAGGCATGCTCTCCTATTATCTTGCCTCGTGGCTTGGATACTCCAAGACAGAGTGCTATGAGATCGGGCGTGCGGGCTACCTGATCGATATCGGCAAATGCCGCATCTCCCCCGCCATCCTGAACAAACCCGGCAAATTAACGCCTGAAGAATACGAAGAGATCAAATTACATACGGTTTACGGGTACGAAATCATACAGAACTCCATGAACGATCCTTTCACAGCTCTGGTTGCCCTGCAGCATCATGAACGCGAAGACGGCTCCGGTTATCCCAAGCAGCTGACCAAGACTGATATTCACCCTTACGCCCAGATCGCAGCCGTCGCGGATATTTACAGCGCTATGACCACTCACCGGGTCTATCAGTCCAAGCAGGAGCTGATTTCCGTTCTGCGTGAGATCAACTCCCTCAGCTTCGGCAAGCTGAACGGCAAACCGGTCCAGGCCTTCATCAATCATCTGATGCCTAACTTCATCGGCAAGCGTGTGCTGCTGAGCACCGGTGATATGGGTGTGATCGTGATGAACAACCCGCTGGATGTCTTCCGTCCGCTTGTACAGAGCGAAGGCAAATTCCTTGACCTGTCCCGCGAACGCAAAATTGCCGTCGTTGAGATTTACATGGAGTAG
- a CDS encoding beta-glucoside-specific PTS transporter subunit IIABC — protein sequence MSNKDLSKQIITLVGGEGNVNSVFHCATRLRFKLKDNSKANKAALEKTPGVITVVENSGQFQVVIGNNVSQVFEQIMKETSLQDAEKSGGDESSESTGVLGKAVDIISSIFSPILGALAGAGILKGLLALILSLEWISAASGTYMILNAAADSVFYFLPVFLAVTAARKFKANQFVSIAIAGALIYPAVIAAVGSPDSLHFLGIKIVLINYSSSVIPIILAVWVQSYVERWFRSFIHESVRNILVPMFALLIVIPLTFLAFGPVGSLISDGLASGYTWLYNLSPLVAGAIAGAFWQVFVIFGVHWGFVPIMLSNIATLGQDTMLPILSAAVLSQAGAVFGVFLKSRNPQLKALAGSSTLSAVFGITEPTIYGVTLKLKKPFIYACISGAIGGAIIATGGARALSFSLPGLLALPTYFGTGFVWVVIGILVAFVLAAVLVLVLGYKEPETDAAATVNSGGTSGTTTPTLIDKELVVSPLEGTLHPLGTLPDEAFASGAMGKGIVIEPSSGILTSPVNGTVTTVFPTGHAIGITSDGGAELLIHVGVNTVKLKGQHFTKKVKEGDKVVKGQLLLEFDLEAIRAAGFITATPVIVTNSAQYLDVLKSTGSEVPSGELLLTLIR from the coding sequence ATGAGCAATAAAGACTTATCCAAACAAATTATCACACTCGTTGGCGGAGAAGGGAATGTGAATTCCGTCTTCCATTGTGCCACACGCTTAAGATTCAAGCTGAAGGATAACAGCAAAGCCAATAAAGCAGCACTGGAAAAAACACCGGGAGTCATTACAGTCGTCGAGAACAGCGGACAATTCCAGGTGGTTATCGGCAACAATGTCAGCCAGGTATTCGAGCAGATTATGAAGGAAACCTCGCTTCAGGATGCGGAGAAAAGCGGCGGCGACGAGAGCTCAGAGAGCACTGGAGTTCTGGGTAAAGCGGTGGACATCATTTCAAGTATTTTCTCGCCGATTCTGGGTGCATTGGCCGGAGCGGGGATACTCAAGGGCTTGCTGGCTCTGATTCTGTCCCTGGAGTGGATTAGCGCTGCCAGCGGCACTTACATGATCCTCAATGCGGCTGCCGACAGTGTATTCTATTTCCTGCCTGTCTTCCTGGCGGTGACGGCTGCGCGCAAATTCAAGGCGAATCAGTTCGTGTCGATTGCCATAGCCGGAGCCTTAATCTATCCCGCAGTCATTGCGGCTGTAGGCTCACCTGACTCCCTGCACTTCCTGGGAATCAAGATCGTACTGATCAACTATTCCTCCAGCGTAATTCCAATTATTCTGGCGGTATGGGTGCAGTCGTATGTGGAACGCTGGTTCCGTTCCTTCATTCATGAGTCAGTGCGGAATATTCTTGTTCCTATGTTCGCGCTGCTCATTGTTATTCCGCTTACATTCCTGGCCTTCGGACCTGTAGGCTCTCTGATCAGTGACGGGTTGGCCTCCGGCTATACCTGGCTCTACAATCTAAGTCCGCTTGTGGCGGGAGCTATTGCAGGGGCGTTCTGGCAAGTATTCGTAATCTTCGGTGTACATTGGGGCTTCGTACCGATCATGCTCAGCAATATTGCTACATTAGGACAGGATACCATGCTGCCCATTCTCAGTGCGGCGGTTCTGTCGCAGGCCGGGGCTGTATTCGGCGTCTTCCTGAAATCCCGGAACCCGCAGCTTAAAGCGCTCGCCGGTTCTTCTACACTATCTGCAGTCTTTGGGATTACGGAACCAACGATTTACGGAGTCACCCTGAAGCTCAAGAAACCGTTCATCTATGCTTGTATCTCCGGCGCTATCGGCGGTGCAATTATTGCAACAGGCGGTGCAAGAGCATTGTCCTTCTCGCTGCCGGGTCTGCTGGCCCTGCCGACATATTTCGGTACAGGATTTGTATGGGTAGTCATTGGTATACTGGTAGCATTTGTATTGGCAGCTGTACTGGTGTTGGTGCTTGGCTACAAGGAGCCTGAGACAGATGCTGCTGCAACCGTTAACTCAGGAGGAACCTCGGGTACGACTACACCAACGCTGATTGATAAAGAACTGGTTGTAAGCCCGCTGGAGGGAACGCTGCATCCGCTGGGCACCCTGCCTGACGAAGCTTTTGCTTCCGGTGCCATGGGTAAGGGAATTGTAATTGAGCCTTCTTCGGGCATCTTAACCAGCCCTGTGAACGGAACGGTGACTACTGTATTCCCGACAGGACATGCCATCGGCATTACTTCGGACGGCGGTGCGGAGCTGCTGATTCATGTCGGTGTCAACACCGTGAAGCTTAAGGGTCAGCATTTTACTAAAAAAGTGAAGGAAGGCGACAAGGTGGTCAAGGGTCAGCTATTGCTTGAATTTGACCTCGAAGCTATCCGTGCGGCCGGATTTATAACGGCGACACCGGTGATTGTCACCAACTCGGCACAATATCTTGATGTGCTTAAGAGCACAGGGTCAGAAGTGCCTAGCGGCGAGCTGCTGCTCACACTCATCCGGTAA
- the licT gene encoding BglG family transcription antiterminator LicT, with protein sequence MIIEKVLNNNVLLTKNQKGKEVIVMGRGISFNKVAGDYVDPAKVDKIFLLNENEFTARLTELLNDIPVAHLELASSIVTYASGVLHTELNDNLYLTLTDHIHFALERFEKGIQLKNAMLFEIKRFYRKEFGIGLDALKMIEQTTGLSLGEDEAGFIALHLVNARMDGTEVRSTIKMTEIVQNILNIVTYHYNVVLDETSLNYSRFLTHLQYFSMRVLKKETNNSGEEFLYNQVRLTYVKAFECVGKINEYLEKSHGQSLSKDEYVYLTIHIQRVTERNNLE encoded by the coding sequence ATGATTATCGAGAAGGTGCTGAACAATAATGTACTCCTGACCAAGAACCAGAAGGGCAAGGAGGTTATTGTGATGGGCAGAGGGATTTCCTTCAATAAGGTGGCGGGGGATTATGTTGATCCTGCCAAGGTGGATAAGATTTTTCTGCTAAATGAGAATGAATTCACTGCCCGGCTGACTGAACTGCTGAATGATATTCCGGTAGCTCACCTGGAGCTGGCCAGCAGCATCGTCACCTATGCGAGTGGAGTGCTGCACACGGAGCTGAACGATAATCTCTATCTGACGCTGACGGATCATATCCATTTTGCGCTGGAGCGTTTTGAGAAGGGGATTCAGCTGAAGAATGCGATGCTGTTTGAGATCAAGCGCTTTTACCGGAAGGAATTCGGGATCGGGCTGGATGCCCTGAAGATGATTGAACAGACCACCGGTCTCTCGCTGGGTGAGGATGAAGCCGGATTCATTGCCCTCCACCTGGTTAACGCCAGAATGGATGGTACGGAGGTAAGATCGACGATCAAGATGACGGAGATTGTTCAGAACATTCTGAACATCGTTACCTATCATTATAATGTGGTGCTGGACGAGACCTCGCTTAACTACTCGCGGTTCCTGACCCATCTGCAGTATTTTTCCATGCGGGTGCTGAAGAAGGAGACCAATAACAGCGGGGAAGAGTTCCTGTACAACCAGGTGAGGCTAACCTATGTCAAGGCTTTCGAATGCGTGGGCAAAATCAATGAATATCTGGAGAAATCCCATGGCCAGAGCCTCAGCAAGGATGAATATGTCTATTTGACGATTCACATTCAGCGTGTAACGGAACGCAATAACCTGGAGTAA
- a CDS encoding DUF7667 family protein, whose protein sequence is MLAVHQRLADLYTLSLKRPLAPAEQDELQHCLHINTVYCWEMARLHIEALLAADTHDTQWQQEISAQLLEVRVSGKPGKRS, encoded by the coding sequence ATGCTTGCCGTTCATCAGCGCCTAGCCGATTTATATACCCTGAGTCTGAAGCGTCCGCTGGCTCCGGCGGAACAAGACGAGCTTCAACACTGCCTGCATATCAACACCGTCTACTGCTGGGAAATGGCGCGTCTCCATATCGAAGCCCTGCTGGCAGCGGATACTCATGATACCCAGTGGCAGCAGGAGATCAGCGCGCAGCTGCTGGAGGTCCGGGTAAGCGGGAAGCCGGGGAAACGGTCTTGA